The genome window TGATTTTGCTGTGCGTGAGCAACTTACTGCGGCCCGTCAGAAATTGCTGACCTATCGCGAAACCAATCGAGTGCGTCCGGGGAAAGATACCAAGGTCAGCACCGCGTGGAATTGTATGTTGATCCGCTCGATGGCGGACGCTGGATTTTATTTCAACCGGCCCGAGTGGTTGCAGCGCGCACGCAAGGCCGCTGATTTTATCTGGGATGCATTGACCGAGGAGCAAGACGGTGCGCTGCGTTTGAAGGCTGTCTTCTATGAGGGTTCGGGTGCGCAGGTGGATGGCTTCTTGCACGACTATGCGCTGGCCGCTGAGGCATTCTTGGCGATTGCGTCCAAGATTGATGTGCTCGATCCTGGCGCATCTGCGATCTATCAGGCGCGTGCTCAAAGTTGTGTGGAGAGTGCGCTACGCTATTTCGAAGATCCGCATGCGGCAGGCTTTTTCTTTACTGCCGAAGATTCTGAGACACCCGTTGCGCGTCGTAAGGAATGGTTCGATAATGCCACGCCTTCGGGCAACGCCGCCTTGTTGCACGCACTGTCAGGACTCTACGCTTTAACAGGTGACGGGCGCTATGACGCTGCGTTGCGCTCCACGTTGCCGGCCTTTTCCGATTATGCGCAAAAGGTCGCTGCTGGCGTGGCACATGCACTCGAAGCTGCCACCACGCACGCCGCTGGTGTGGTGGTGATTAAGGTGCGTGCAGGCGTGTCGTTGGAGCCACTTCAAATCGCACTGGCGACCGCACCATGGCGTCGTGTGTTCATCCTGTTGGACGAAGGCGAGCGATCGGCCGACTATCAAATGTGCATTGGCACGCACTGTTTGCCGCCGATGCAATCGCTCTCAGCACTCATGGAAGCGTTGAAAAGAAGCTAATCTTACTCCTTTGTGGGGTGTATGTGCTATTTTCTGGGGTGTTCTGCTTATTTTGTGCCTGATTGGCCTTGCATTTGCTTGTATAACGTTTCTCCTGCGCTCTATTTTTATTATGAAACCAGTGTATCGAATCTTTTTATTGCTTTGCACGTTTTTCGGGGCGTCTGCTCCCGCGTATGCAATATTGACTGCATTGGAGTTGAATGACTCCACCGATAATTGGACGGCTTTGGATTTCGTAGGTCAGTCGGATTATTATAGTGACGAGAAGGCGAACAAGGCCGGTGGAGATTTCGTAGGCAATCCTGATAATACGCAGTCGGGCTTTTATAAGCGCTATGACTTTGGAGACATTGAGAATGATCCTGACGATATCGCATCGATAGCATTCCGTGTGCGTCTCGATACAGCACCGACTACTAAAATATATATCGGTTTTGATGTTGCAGGTGATAGTGGTGAGGTCGGACCAAATGGGCGAATCGATTTCTATATACAATTAGATTCAGGCAAAGGAACAGTGGAGGATATTAATTTCTTTACGGCTGGAACGGATGGCAATCTATCACCTTCGACTTCTAGTTTTGCATACCATTCAACATACATCAGTGACACGGATCCGAATGTGGATAACTATGCCAATATTTCGCCAGTTGTATTGGGAGGGAATGAAGGATACGATGGCCTAGACGCTTCTAATGATTTAGATGGTGTTAAAAATAACGTCGATTATTTCGTGAGCTTTCAGGTTGATATGGTTTCGCTGAATGCTGCTTATCAATCGATGTATGGCTATAACCAGACCTTAGACGAGGATTCTGCAATGATGTTGGTTTTGGGCTCTGCTACGAATGATAATTCGTTTAATGGCGATGTCGCTGGTATTAACGGAACTGCTGGAGCAGATCTTATTTGGACGGATCCAAATGGTGTCGGTGCGCCAATTGATACCGCGTCTGGCACTTTGCCCGCTAGCCCCGTTCCAGAGCCATCTAGCTATGCGTTGATCTTTGGCGTATTTGTTGGGAGCCTAGTATTTTTCCGCCGTCGCCGCTAAGGTGCCGTTATAAGATCGCGGGTGCTTTAGATTTGCCAAACACGGAGCAGGCGGGAAAAGTCTGCCCCCACTATGGCAAACGGACAAAAACAAGCGACTTGGGGTGGGCGGTTCTCTGAAGGACCTGCGGAATTGATGCTACGCATCGGCGAATCGGTTTCCTTCGATCAACGCCTCGCAGTCTTTGATGTGCAGGGCAGCAAAGCGCAGGCCGCGATGCTCGCACATGTTGGAATTATTACCGCCGAGGAGCGCGATGCGATCCACGGCGGGCTCGACGCCATTCTTGCTCAAGTTGAAGCCGGAGCATTTGAATGGGACATGGCGCTGGAAGATGTGCACATGAACATTGAGCAAGCGCTCACGCAAAACGTGCCTGCTGCTGCGAAGCTCCACACCGCGCGTAGTCGTAACGACCAAGTGGCAACCGATATGCGCCTCTGGTTTAAAGATGCCTGCGTCAAACTCGATGCATCACTGACTGCCGTGATCGCTTCGATCGTGGATCTTGCAGATCGCACACAGACTGTGATCATTCCTGGTTACACACACCTGCAGCGCGCACAGCCTGTCTCGATGGCGCACCATTTGCTCGCGTATGTGGAAATGTTTGGCCGCGACCGTAAGCGGATGACGGAAGTCTATGAAGAGGCGAATGTATGTCCGCTCGGTTCTGGCGCGATTGCTGGCACGACACTGCCGATTGACCGCGAATTTGTGGCAAAGGAGTTGGGCTTCGTCGATGCCGACGGTAACCCGAAGCTAACACAGAACAGCATGGATGCGGTGAGTGACCGTGATGCGTTTATTAGTTTCGCATCGGTCTGTGCGACCATTGGAGTGCACCTGTCTCGTCTGTCGGAAGACTTTATTTTATGGAGCAGCGCGGAGTTTGGCTTCGTGCGTTTGCCGGATGCCTTTACGACTGGTTCGAGCTTGATGCCGCAGAAGAAGAATCCAGATGCCTTTGAGCTCATTCGTGGCAAGTCTGCGCGTTTGACCGGTAACTTGCAGATGCTACTGACCATGGTCAAAGGCTTGCCGCTGACCTACAACCGTGACTTGCAGGAAGATAAGCCGCCGGTCTTTGATTCGTTTGATCAGACTCAATTGATCCTCGATTGTGTGGCCGCATGTATGGTCGGTGTCGAAGCTGATGTAGCTCGCTGTGCTGCTGCCGTGGCCGATCCAGCGCTACTAGCAACGGATGTGGTGGACTATTTGGTCGAACGCGAAGTGCCGTTTCGTGAAGCACACCACGTGGTCGGTGCTTTGGTGGGGCTTTCTGAAAAGCTCGATACGCCGCTCAACGAATTGCCTTACGATCAAGTCGCACCGATCCATCCGAAGTTGGGTGACGATTGGAATAGCGTTTTCGATTTGAAGCGCGCACTCGATGCGCGTGAAAAGCCCGGCATGCCTGGGCCGAAGCAAGTCGCTGCACGAATCGCGCATTGGCGCGCGTAGGGGTGGATCAGTGATACAGGCATTGCTACGCCATCTCCGGCAGACCTCCGTCTTGCCTGTTGCGTAGGATTGGCTGACTCTAGAGGGACAGACAAGAATGTCTGTGTCACTTCTTCCCCAAGCCAATCCACGCAATCGCTAGCGTGGCGACCGAGCTCAGCGGCATCAGGATGGCGGCTAAGAGCGGGTGCATCATGCCTGCTAGGCAGAGGCTGACTGCTGCGACGTTGTAGCAGACGGCGGCGGCGAATACGGTGGTCACTGTGCGTCGGCGTGCGGTGGCGGTGCTGAACAGTGCGGGTAGGCAGCGTAGGCTACGGCCAAAAAAGAAGAAGTCGGCCGATGCTTCGAGTATACTGCGATCGACGACGGGGGTGCCGCGGCAGATCGCTTTGTCGAAGGCGAGACTATCATTGGCACCGTCGCCGATCATGAGCGCAGAGTCTCGGGCGTTTGAGTCGATCCAATTCGCTTTGTCGCTTGGGCTGCACTGTCCGATTGCCGAGTCGGCGGGTAAGTCGAGCTGACTCGCGATAATCGCTACGCGTTCTGCGGCGTCTCCGCTAAGAATGGCTGTATCCAGGTTTCGGCTGCGAAGTGCGGCGATGCTGTCGCGGGCATCATCGCGCACATCTTCGATGAAGCTAAAGGCCGCAACGAGTAGCCCGTTTTGGCGGAGCACACTGCGAGCATCATCGGGTGCATGTGTGTCTTTGGCTAACCATGCGGAACTACCTAGACTCCATTGGTTGGAACCCGAATCTTTCCAGATCAACCCTTTGCCGATCACTTCTTCGACGCTGTTTGCCAGCGGCGGGACGGATTCGGAGATACTCGGGTGGTAGGCGAGTAAGGCCTCGCGTAGGGAGCGCGCGACGGGGTGGACGTTGTGTGCGACGAGTTGATAGAGCGCCTGCGCTGAAAGAGGGTCGAGTTGTTGAATACTTTGGGTATTCGTGAGCCGCGGAATGTCCATCGTCAGGGTGCCGGTCTTGTCGAAGACGACAGTTCTGACCTGACGTAGGCGCTCCCAAATATCTGCTGATTTGATGAAGAGGCCAGCGCGGCGCAGACGGGCGGTGGCAAATTCGTCGCACATCGGCAACGCAACGCCGAGCGCGCAGGGGCAGGAGACGATGAGGATCGAGATGAGGACTTGTGTGGATTTGAGGACGTTGCCTGTCGTCGCCATCCATGCCGCACCGCCGATGACGGCGATGATCAGCACACAGACGATGTAGGAGCGTAGGATGCTTTGTAGGCGTAGGTCGCGGAAGGTGTCTTCGCCGCGTTCGAGGAGTTGAGCGAGCAGGCTTTCCGGCCACGATTCATTGGCGCGGAAGCGTAGGCTGTGTAGGCCGACGTTGATCGCGCCGGCGGGTGCGGTTTTTTCTTTTGGCCAAATGACGGGGTCGGCTTCGCCATTGATCCATTCGAGGCTGAGTGTGCCCTGTGCGTCGAGTGGTTGAGCGGCGACGGGATTGATTTCTCCAGGAGCAATACTGTAGTCCAAGCCTGCGGTGACTTTCTGCACTGGGAGGCGCTCGCCATCGTGTGCGCCGTTGAGTTGAGTGACCTCACGTGGGCCGACTTTTTGGCGTTGAAGTTGAGAACGGTTTTTCTCCAAGGCGAACTCTTGTAGCCAGCGGCCAGCCAGCATCAGAAAGACGAACGTGGCGACGAAGTCGAAGTAGATCAGTGAGGTGTATTCTGTAATGCAACCAATGAGCGAACCAAGGTATGCGGCAATCAGCCCCATGGCGATCGGTAGGTCGATATGCAGCACACGAGCCTTCGCGGCTTGCCATGCGCGACTGATAAAATAGCCGCCGCCGACGATCAGGCTGAGCGTGGCAAAGAGGCCGCCCAGCATTTGAAATAGCGGAGCCAGGAAGAACTCGCCGCCCATGCCGAGGTAGCCTGGTAGAGTGAAGAGCATGGTATTGAGCAGGAAGAACCCACAGAGCCCTATTCGGTGTGCGATTTGCTTGCTGCCATTGCGACTCGCTGAGGGATCTTCACTGTAAGGGCAGAGTCGATAGCCGATCTTTTGCAGCTCTTGGGCAAAGGCCTGTATCGAAAATGCGCCGCGTCGCCATGTGAGTTC of Lentimonas sp. CC4 contains these proteins:
- a CDS encoding PEP-CTERM sorting domain-containing protein, which codes for MKPVYRIFLLLCTFFGASAPAYAILTALELNDSTDNWTALDFVGQSDYYSDEKANKAGGDFVGNPDNTQSGFYKRYDFGDIENDPDDIASIAFRVRLDTAPTTKIYIGFDVAGDSGEVGPNGRIDFYIQLDSGKGTVEDINFFTAGTDGNLSPSTSSFAYHSTYISDTDPNVDNYANISPVVLGGNEGYDGLDASNDLDGVKNNVDYFVSFQVDMVSLNAAYQSMYGYNQTLDEDSAMMLVLGSATNDNSFNGDVAGINGTAGADLIWTDPNGVGAPIDTASGTLPASPVPEPSSYALIFGVFVGSLVFFRRRR
- the argH gene encoding argininosuccinate lyase; this translates as MANGQKQATWGGRFSEGPAELMLRIGESVSFDQRLAVFDVQGSKAQAAMLAHVGIITAEERDAIHGGLDAILAQVEAGAFEWDMALEDVHMNIEQALTQNVPAAAKLHTARSRNDQVATDMRLWFKDACVKLDASLTAVIASIVDLADRTQTVIIPGYTHLQRAQPVSMAHHLLAYVEMFGRDRKRMTEVYEEANVCPLGSGAIAGTTLPIDREFVAKELGFVDADGNPKLTQNSMDAVSDRDAFISFASVCATIGVHLSRLSEDFILWSSAEFGFVRLPDAFTTGSSLMPQKKNPDAFELIRGKSARLTGNLQMLLTMVKGLPLTYNRDLQEDKPPVFDSFDQTQLILDCVAACMVGVEADVARCAAAVADPALLATDVVDYLVEREVPFREAHHVVGALVGLSEKLDTPLNELPYDQVAPIHPKLGDDWNSVFDLKRALDAREKPGMPGPKQVAARIAHWRA
- a CDS encoding heavy metal translocating P-type ATPase metal-binding domain-containing protein, yielding MTTVPQSKTIHCTHCGTPFVPKAEETYCCHGCYYVAQLIHDGGLERFYELKGDKAVPPVGSKVFQPSDTEPLQAELETAELASEEPTVSTRLSIEGISCIGCVWLIEAIFKQQAGASNIVIDPRSNAVELTWRRGAFSIQAFAQELQKIGYRLCPYSEDPSASRNGSKQIAHRIGLCGFFLLNTMLFTLPGYLGMGGEFFLAPLFQMLGGLFATLSLIVGGGYFISRAWQAAKARVLHIDLPIAMGLIAAYLGSLIGCITEYTSLIYFDFVATFVFLMLAGRWLQEFALEKNRSQLQRQKVGPREVTQLNGAHDGERLPVQKVTAGLDYSIAPGEINPVAAQPLDAQGTLSLEWINGEADPVIWPKEKTAPAGAINVGLHSLRFRANESWPESLLAQLLERGEDTFRDLRLQSILRSYIVCVLIIAVIGGAAWMATTGNVLKSTQVLISILIVSCPCALGVALPMCDEFATARLRRAGLFIKSADIWERLRQVRTVVFDKTGTLTMDIPRLTNTQSIQQLDPLSAQALYQLVAHNVHPVARSLREALLAYHPSISESVPPLANSVEEVIGKGLIWKDSGSNQWSLGSSAWLAKDTHAPDDARSVLRQNGLLVAAFSFIEDVRDDARDSIAALRSRNLDTAILSGDAAERVAIIASQLDLPADSAIGQCSPSDKANWIDSNARDSALMIGDGANDSLAFDKAICRGTPVVDRSILEASADFFFFGRSLRCLPALFSTATARRRTVTTVFAAAVCYNVAAVSLCLAGMMHPLLAAILMPLSSVATLAIAWIGLGKK